In Ascochyta rabiei chromosome 11, complete sequence, the following are encoded in one genomic region:
- a CDS encoding 3-phytase: MMTRAWNRVRGHRSHEYMPLPLSDKEPYPEPKQRCRERSRFTVLGLVLCIAGCLFALYGLVSTLAAKTHKSCDTVNDGYRCSPRTTHFWGQYSLWYSVPSEINADPPKGCQVTFANLLSRHGGRDPTAGKSLSYALLIAEIQNTSTAFPDEFAFLKNYEYALGADELTDAGRQEMLNSGAHFFRRYHQLVKKHTPFVRAGGQHRVVESAEEWLAGIAQSREAEPSKVDVIIPEGTESNNTLSHDVCPAFRHGPHHGLGDRAQQLWASNFLPPIQERVNSKLGTNLSATFIVYLMDMCPFDTLAHPSAKVSKFCHLFTEKEWHHYDYFQTLGKYYGYSVGNPLGATQGVGYVNELLARLQNKPVEDNTNTNRTLDSDPATFPLDRRVYADFSHDNDISGVLAALGLYNQTEPLSNTTVQGTKETHGYSAAWTVPFASRLYVEKLQCSGAKEEFVRVIVNDRVHPLEFCDADKHGRCTLSRFVESQSFARNGGLWNQCYK; encoded by the exons ATGATGACGCGCGCCTGGAACCGAGTGCGGGGCCATCGCTCGCACGAGTAcatgccgctgccgctgagCGACAAGGAGCCCTATCCGGAGCCCAAGCAGCGCTGTCGGGAGCGCTCGCGCTTCACCGTCCTCGGCCTGGTCCTGTGCATTGCCGGCTGCCTGTTCGCCCTGTATGGCCTGGTCAG CACCCTGGCCGCCAAGACGCACAAGTCCTGCGACACCGTCAACGACGGCTACCGCTGCAGCCCCAGGACCACCCACTTCTGGGGCCAGTACTCGCTCTGGTACTCGGTGCCCTCTGAAATCAACGCCGACCCACCCAAGGGCTGCCAAGTCACCTTTGCAAACCTCCTCTCGCGCCACGGCGGCCGCGACCCGACTGCAGGCAAGTCGCTGTCCTACGCCTTGCTCATCGCCGAGATTCAGAACACGAGCACTGCGTTCCCGGACGAGTTTGCCTTCTTGAAGAACTACGAGTACGCCCTTGGCGCAGATGAGCTGACGGATGCGGGGAGGCAGGAGATGCTCAACTCGGGGGCCCACTTCTTCCGTCGCTACCACCAGCTCGTCAAGAAGCATACCCCGTTCGTGCGCGCAGGAGGCCAGCACCGTGTAGTCGAGTCGGCCGAGGAGTGGCTCGCGGGCATTGCGCAATCACGCGAAGCAGAACCCAGCAAGGTCGATGTCATCATTCCGGAAGGCACCGAATCGAACAACACGCTCTCTCATGACGTCTGCCCTGCCTTCCGACACGGCCCCCACCACGGCCTCGGTGACAGAGCGCAGCAACTATGGGCATCCAACTTCCTCCCTCCCATCCAAGAGCGGGTGAACTCGAAGCTGGGCACCAACCTCAGCGCAACCTTCATCGTGTACTTGATGGACATGTGTCCCTTCGACACGCTCGCGCACCCGTCCGCAAAGGTGTCCAAGTTCTGTCATCTGTTCACCGAGAAAGAGTGGCACCACTACGACTACTTCCAAACTCTTGGCAAGTACTATGGCTACAGCGTTGGCAACCCGCTCGGTGCCACACAGGGTGTGGGCTACGTGAATGAGCTGCTGGCTAGGTTGCAGAACAAGCCCGTGGAAGACAACACGAACACGAACCGCACACTAGACTCTGATCCCGCCACCTTCCCACTGGACCGCAGGGTGTACGCCGACTTCAGTCACGACAACGACATTAGCGGCGTCCTCGCTGCTTTGGGCCTCTACAATCAGACTGAGCCGCTCTCCAACACAACTGTGCAGGGCACCAAGGAGACACATGGATACTCCGCCGCGTGGACCGTGCCTTTTGCATCGAGACTGTACGTCGAGAAGCTCCAGTGCAGCGGTGCAAAGGAAGAGTTTGTACGTGTCATCGTCAACGACCGCGTCCATCCTCTCGAATTCTGCGACGCGGACAAGCACGGTAGGTGTACGTTGAGCAGGTTTGTGGAAAGCCAAAGCTTCGCCAGGAACGGCGGCCTATGGAACCAGTGCTACAAGTAG